The Pseudoalteromonas sp. N1230-9 genome segment CGTGCCCGTGTATCTTTGTATGAACCACGTGGTGATTATCAACTGATTGTTGAGCATATGGCACCTGCTGGTGAAGGCTTATTAAAACAAGAGTTCGATGCGCTTAAAATGCGCCTTGCCGCCGAAGGCCTGTTTAGCTCGGCTTATAAAAAGCCATTGCCAACAAATATCAATCGCGTTGGCGTGATTACCTCAGCCACAGGTGCGGCCATCCGCGATATTTTAACCGTTTTGAAACGCCGTGCTCCCCAACTTGAAGTGGTGATTTATCCGGCCATGGTGCAAGGCGCTGATGCTCACAGCCAACTAATAGAAAAAATAAACATCGCTAATCAACGTAATGAAGTAGATGTACTGATATTGGGTCGTGGTGGAGGTTCATTAGAAGATTTATGGTGTTTTAACCATGAGTTACTGGCACGCGCCATTTATGCCAGCAACCTGCCTATTGTCAGTGCTGTGGGTCATGAAGTAGATACCACTATCAGTGACTATGTTGCAGATATACGCGCTGCCACACCTTCTGCAGCAGCCGAGTTGGTCAGTCCAAATAGTGAAGAGTTACATAGCAGAGTAAATCAGCTTGTTAGGCATTTAAATCATGCCTTTAAACATGCTTTGGCAGTTAAACGTACTACAGCGACGCAATTTGAGCATCGCTTACAACTTTGTCACCCTCGAAATCAACTCAATCAGCAGGCACAAAAGCTGGATGAATTAAGCCTTGCTTTACATCGTGCTATGCAAAGTAAAATTCAGCGCCATGAACGAGTACTTGGCAACCTTACTCCTCGTTTAATGCAAAGCTCACCAGAAAAACAACTTACTCGCTATGAGCACTTGCTTACACAGCTTCAAGGTCGTTTAACACAAGCTATAAAGCACCAACTTACAACATCCCGTAATCATCTATCACTGCAGGCGAGCCGCTTAGATTCAGTCAGTCCACTAAGTGTATTAGCACGTGGTTATAGCATTACTAAAAACAAACAAGGTCAGGTGGTGAAATCAGTGTCACAGGTTAATAGCGGAGAATTGCTCACCACTGAATTGGCAGATGGCCAGTTGCAATCAAAAGTGGTTTGATTAGTCTGTACTTACAACGATGACTAGCTCATCGTCACTCGATGTGGTGGAAGTATATTTAAACTGTTTCCACCAGCTTTGCAGCATTAAATCATCTGTTATATTTCGCCAATAATGCTCAGGAAGTACTGCAACGTCATCTGGGCGTTGTAACTTAAACTGACAAACAGAACTTTTACACTTAGAGATGCTAACATTTGGCTGTATAGGTAAGTCAGCCATAATTAAAAAGTCACTCATAGCTGTTTCAACTTGATAGGCCCATGCTTCATTGCGTTCTTGCTGTGCTAAAAGCGTGTAAAGCTTATCAAGGTGGGAGTCTATTTCATCGGATGTAAGTGCGTTAGTGCGATAACTTGCAATCACAGCCTGCTGGCTCTCGACTTGTAATTCAAGTTCGACAATTTGCTGCTTAAGCGCTTCTTGAGTTAATTCTTCAGGTGAAGTTTGATGCCCAACCTTAGAAACTCCACTCACACTAATAGGTGCAACTGGTGCTGCTTGCTCAGAAATAGCCGGCTCTATAACACTTATTTGCGTCCGCTCTGAAGTTGGTAAAACGGTGTTATCAGTTTGAAGCATAAACATGATGATAGCGCCACAAATAAATGACGCTACAATCGACAAACCAAACGCTAATTTAGACAAGGTTCTTTTGCTCTTTATTGTAAAGAACTACAGCATTGCACTGGTATGAGATGCATTGCTTGCGCTTGTGGTGCTGTCATCAAGAAAGTTTTGATTCATACTTTCCGCTGGACAAGGGCAGCTCGGTTTACCCACCACTTTAGCAGGTACCCCAACAACGGTTGTATGTGCTGGAACAGGACTTAATACCACAGAGTTTGCACCTATGCGTGCGCCCTCTCCTACTTCAATGTTACCCAACACTTTCGCACCGGCACCAATCAACACACCCGCGCGAATTTTAGGATGGCGATCACCTTGTTCGTTGCCCGTACCACCTAAAGTAACTGATTGAAGAATCGATACATTATCTTCAATAACCGCTGTTTCACCGATTACAAT includes the following:
- the xseA gene encoding exodeoxyribonuclease VII large subunit, whose translation is MAKRLNLAAMGNSQDIYTVSRLNKEIRSVLERGFSSLVLSGEISNFIAPASGHWYFTLKDDRAQVKAAMWRGNNRGQTFRPVNGAQVTVRARVSLYEPRGDYQLIVEHMAPAGEGLLKQEFDALKMRLAAEGLFSSAYKKPLPTNINRVGVITSATGAAIRDILTVLKRRAPQLEVVIYPAMVQGADAHSQLIEKINIANQRNEVDVLILGRGGGSLEDLWCFNHELLARAIYASNLPIVSAVGHEVDTTISDYVADIRAATPSAAAELVSPNSEELHSRVNQLVRHLNHAFKHALAVKRTTATQFEHRLQLCHPRNQLNQQAQKLDELSLALHRAMQSKIQRHERVLGNLTPRLMQSSPEKQLTRYEHLLTQLQGRLTQAIKHQLTTSRNHLSLQASRLDSVSPLSVLARGYSITKNKQGQVVKSVSQVNSGELLTTELADGQLQSKVV